Genomic DNA from Lactuca sativa cultivar Salinas chromosome 8, Lsat_Salinas_v11, whole genome shotgun sequence:
CTtttggctcagccgccaccctaGACTCCGGTCCGGTGGCTAAGCCGCCACCCGCCACCGTCAGCCACCATGCACTACCCCCAACACCAGCACCAAGATATTCTCTCTAGCTAAAGAGAACTATCTCAGATCTACCATTCGATCTAACTTGATCGTCGAAGCCCGCTCTTTGTACACAGTCCCTGGGGCGGCTCTAACGCGTCTCTCTGTTGTGACCTCGCAGATCTGTCTCCGGCGCAAAAGCACACTCTCAGCAGGTGGTCGGAGCCGATGTCGCATCATTTGGCACCATCCCGGACTTGAACAAGCAGCCGTCATCTCGTTCTTGCCGAGATCTGTTCAAATCTGTTGTGTTTTAGCTCAAGTTTGCTCATCTCTACCCATATCTAACACCACTTGTTCAGATTCGTTTGGCCCTTGCCAAGATCTGTAGATTTACTTCGTTGTTGTACTTAGATCTTCCGATTTGCTCCATTTTCCGTTCAAATATTTAGATCTACTTCTTTTTCTGTTCAAATATTTagatatatttttgtttttcagCTCAGATCCTTAGAGTTGTTTCCGTTTTTGAGTTCAAATCTAAAGATTTGTTCAAGTCTTTAGCTCATCTGAACATTCATGGAGCTTGCAAGGATATTTCAGATCTATTTTCGTTTACATTTTGGTGGTTTTTCCGTAAGTTGAGGGAGGAGAAAAAGAAATTGTTACAAGTTTTTATTCCTTTTATGAAGTTCATAATACCAAAAAATCCGTTTTTAGTTAAGATCTTTTGTGTATCACTTCACTCCCTGCAACATTTGTTTGTAAACAAAGCTGTAACACTTgtacattttaaaaaaataaataaaaataaaagtaaaaatttcGAGTTCTTACTTACCTTTGTTCATATTTCTAGTGTTTTCCTTTACAAGTTTAAAGAAGGAAAACGAAAAATTTCCAGATCTGTTCTTGTTCTTATTCTGAAAGCTTGTTGAACAAGCTGGAAAGAGAAGAAATTTTATGAGAAGAAAACTCTACCAGATCCGTTTTTTGTTTACACCTGTTGGAGTTCTTTCAAAAAGTTTGAGGGGACAAGAAGCTTGTGTAGGGCTGGGATGCCTTTACATTTACCAAGTGTTGTTTAGTTGGTATGTTCTTTAAACTTTGAgaatacatataaaaaaaataggGAGAAgaagtttttatgagtttttatccATCTTAGTTAATATCTTTTCAGAAAATCTTATCTAATTTATGATTTTCCATATACAAGTTGACTCAAGTTTTTTTTTAGAAGCTGGAAGGAAGAACTAAATTCTTTATGAATTTTTACCTTCTCAAACCTTCAGAAAATCCATTTTCATTCTGACTGTCTTTATATATTTTTTGCTAAATTTTTTAAATCTGTTTTTGTTTCTTATTTTGATGGTTTTACCCAACTTTAAGGACAAAAGAAACTCGTTATGAGTATTTACCATTTTCAGTTGATATACTATCAAAATAAATTTCAGTAATAACTCTGGATGTACAAATCTTTTTAAATTGCGTGTACATACAGCTATAATGTTTGTACATCTTATAAAACTTTTCATTCATCAAAATTATCCATACTCAAAATTACATTTACCCTAAACTCACTAAAGGTGATAAGTTACAGTGATGTCaaaagtataaaaataaataaataaataaataaaataaaaatccttTAAGCCATAATTTTCTATGCAAATCTTTGCAGTTATTTTTTTGTAAACACAGCTGTGAGCTGTGTACGTTGTACATTCCACAAAACCCACAAATACGTTTCTCCCGTCTATCAAAACCCATTAGTTAAAACATCACCAAAATATTACCCTCTTTTTATTAACCTTATAGTTTATTGGTTAAAACATCACCAACAGCCCCGTCGGCAACTTATCTCTTGATCCACCACTAGGGATTGTTAGGTTAATTCTAGTTTATAGCCGTTGGAGGCTCATTTGAATAAAGCTGATATGGTCCTCTAAAGACCATGTCTTTAGGAGAATAAAGTGGCATGTGGCCACACCTGTTGAAGCATCTGTTGATGCAAGTTTTGTAGGAAATTTTGTTAGTAGCTAACAATATTTAATCTCCCCTTTGTAATCAGTTTTATTATCACGAAATATAGAACCAGTTTCTGTTCTAAATTCTCTCTTTCTGGTTTATAATTTATAGTGTGAGTCATGTGTTTTGTTGTGAATCCTCAAGATCCTAAAGGCTCAACTCCaagagttggtatcagagcttgcgGGTTCACAATCAAAGCTTGGTGTGAGCTTTACTAATAGCACTCATACAACCAAAAGAGAATGGGAATGGTGGAAGACCATTCCAGTGTCCTATGTTGACATCTACAAACTACACGACGTGGACTATAaaaatggaggctataatggaTGCTCAAGGTGTCTGGGAATCCATCCAACCTACAGGCGGTGTGGCTATAGACGAAAAGAAGAGCAAGAAGGCGCAAGATTTTATTTTCCAGGCGCTACCTGACGATGTAATTCTTGAGGTGACTCAGAAGAAAACGGCGAAGGAGGTATGGGACTCACTAAAGACTCGATATTTGGGAGCCAATCAGGTTCAGAAAGCCAGGAAACATACGCTTCAAAGCGAGTTTGATGCACTACAGATGAAGGAAGGAGAAACGATCAATGAATTTGCAGGAAAATTAAGCGGGATAAGCTCAAGTTATGTAAGCCTTGGTGAGAGCCTAGCCAACAGAGTGTTGGTGAGAAAACTGCTTTGTCTCTGTCCTAGAAAAATATCTGCAACTCGTTGCCTCCATTAAGCAATACGCCGATGTAGACGACATGCCGTTCGAAGAAGCCATTGGAAGACTCAAAGCTAACGAATCCCGTTTAAAACTCCAATCGGAAAACACAACGACCGAAGCTATCTTGTTATTGACTCGTTCAGAGGGTCAAGGTGGGCAGAAAAATTATGGGAAAACCTCTGGTGGGAGGGGGCGTGGTTCTTTAAACAACGAACGTGGAGGCCAGAACGGTGGATGAGGAAGAGGCAATTCACGTGGAAGAGGTGGCCGGGGTGGTTACCAATCACGAGACAACAACAAAGAAGGATGGAGGAACCGCGATAAGAAGAATATTAAGTGCTTCAACTGTGACAATTTTGGTCACTTCGCCTCCGAATGCCCTAATCCAAAAAGTAACGAAGGCGATGTTCATCTCTCTCAAGCACAAAAAGATGAGACAACATTGTTACTGATAGTGTATGGAGAAAGAGAAGAAGTGGTACTTTTGAACGAAGATAAAGTATTTTCGGGCAACCACAGAAACGAGAAGGATACATGGTACCTAGATAATGGTGCCAACAATCATATGACAGGGGAGCTGAGCTATTTTTCGGAGCTAGACGAAAACATCACGGGTCAAGTGCGGTTCGGAGATGGATCCAAAGTCCAGATAAAAGGAAAAGGGACGATGTTACTTAATTGCAAGAACAAAGAACAACTGATTATTGCAGATGTTTACTACATTCCAGCTCTTCGTAGTAACATTCTTAGTTTGGGGCAGATGACAGAAGAAGGATACGACATCGAAATGAAAGAAAATTTTCGGAAGGTGTGTGACAAATATGAGAGACTCGTGATGAAGGTACAACGCTCACATAATCGTCTGTACAAGATCTTGTTGCACACAACCCAACTCGTTTGCCCCCATGTGAAACTAGATGATAAGGCTTGGCTTTGGCATGCACGTCTAGCGCATGTCAATTTCCGTCTACTAGAATCCATGGTAGAAATAGAGATGGTACGTGGAGTACCAAAGATAAAGCACCCAACAAAAGTCTATGAAGGGTATCTTGTAGGCAAGCAAACTCGGCAGTCGTTCCCACAAGAGTCTCAATGGCAAGCAAGCATTCCATTAGAGCTCGTGCATGCTGATCTCTGTGGCCTGATAGCAAGTAACGAATATTTTCTACTTCTAGTGGATGATTACAGCAGGTATATGTGggtatttttgttaaaaaaaaggaTGAAGCATTTGAAGCCTACAAGAATTTCAAAGCTCAAGTGAAAAATGAAACCCGATACAAGTTGAAGGGTCTACGTACAGATCGTGGAGGAGaattgttgtcaaaagaattcACAGAATattgcaacaagaaaggtataAGGCGACAGTTGACCGCTCCATACTCTCCTCAGCAAAATGGAGTAGTGGAGTAGCGTAATCGAACCATTCTTGGAGCCACAAGGTCGTTGTTAAAGGTAATGGAGGTACCGAAGATGTTTTGGGGAGAGGCAGTATGCCATTCTGTTCAGATTTTGAACTGGGTTCCAAAGAAAGGGGTGAAGAAGAAAACCCCATATGAGGCTCTGTATGGGAAGAAACCAACGTTGGATcactttagggttttagggtgtgTGGCTCATGCAAAAAGACCAGCAAATAAACTCTCCAAGTTAAGTGATCGTAGTGTTGCTCTTGTGTATCTCGGCAATGAACCTGGGACTAAGGCCGTTAGACTATATAGTCCAAGTGAAAAAAAGAAAGTATGTGGCTAGAgatgttgtttttgatgaagCCACGAAGTGGAAATGGGCTGGGAGTCAAGATGAAACCCATGTGTCTGGTCAAGATTGGGTTAGGTTTCCAAGTGAAACCTCATATGTTGAAGACAGAGAGTGTTGGGTTTAATCATGACATAGATGTTATTTTTTAGTTTAGTATTAGTTTTATTTAGTAATTGAATAAAAGATAGTAGTTCATGGGTTGAATTGGTCATGTGGACCAAGTCTTTTGGATTTGTTAGAATGATAGGTTTAGTGTTGGAAAAGAGGAAAACGTATGCTTGTTTTTGGTTAGTACAATTAGGTTTTGTAGGCTATAAAAAGCCTTAAGTTTTCTGAATATTATAGCAGCTGTTTTGAGTCCCGACTACTACTTCTTCTTCTACATATTTCTCACGTATTAAACAGgttgtttgttttgttttgttttgtgtgcAAAGTAGAGGGCCTGGTTtccaacatttggtatcagagcctaaggcTCGTTTAGAAGAATCAGGTTTAAGAGTCGGTGGCGAGAGAGGAGGAGTAGCCCTTGGCTGCATGGCTGAGAATGAAAGAGGATTATGGTTGCAGGGGCTGAACCAATAAATTACTGCTGCAGTCAAGACCAccagaaagaagaaagaaagaaagaaagaagattgTGGCATGCAACCTGTTGGCTGTTGCTTTCTGCAGAAAGAAAGAAACATAGAAAGGAGGATCAAACGAGGGTGGTTCTCTACTGTGGTGTATTCCGGTTTTTGTTGTGGTGTTAATGGCTCACAATGGTGTTGACAGATGAAAGTCTGGTTATGGTTTTTCAATCCCAAAGATAGAAAAAAATGGTTGTTGAGGAAGAAagtaagcaacaagatgaagtaAGCAGAAGGGTTCTCAGCAAGAGAAGACCAAGAGAGCAAGAAAGAAAGCAAGCAAGAAAGCAAGCAAGAAAGCAAGAAGGAGCCGAAGTGTGTTCTATGTTAGAAAGCAAGAAGCAAGAAAAGAAAGTAGTTTGTATCAAGTAGTTGACAGGAAAGAAAGCAAGAATGAAAGATAAGCATCAAGGCAGATCATGTTTGTTAATCAGAAGAAAGATGCATCAAGTTTTTTGTTTGTTAGCAGATAAGAAAAAAGAAGCAAGCAGCAAGTGATTAACAAGCAGGAGAAGGCCAGTTGCAAGCAAGATTATAGAAAGAGAAGCAAATATCAAGATTATCAAGATTAAGGGGGTGAATGTTGGGTTTAATCTTGACATagatgttatttttagtttagtatTAGTTTTATTTAGTAATTGAATAAAAGATAGTAGTTCATGGGTTGAATGGGTCATGTGGACCAACTCTTTTGGGGTTTTTAGAATGATAGGTTTAGTGCTGGAAAAGAGGAAAATGTGTGCTTGTTTTTGCTTAGTTCAACTAGGTTTTGTAGGCTATAAAAAGCCTTTAGTTTTCTGAATATTATAGCAGCTATTTTGAGTCCCGACTACTACTTCTTCTTATACATATTTCTCACGTATTAAACAGGttgttagttttgttttgtgtgcAAACTAGAGGGCTTGATTTCCAACAGAGAGAACCATGTGCAAGGCCAGGATGAAGAAGACCAAGATGGAGATGGAAGCCCTAGTCCTCAGTACGACTCGTCGAACTCCTCAACACCACCACAGATGCCCACTGCTCAAGATAATTATGCTTCAAACAAACCAACGCCTCAGGGATCCAATACAACATCCATGTCATCTGATCCAAGACCAAGAACATCGAAATATGATGATACACCAGTTAGGGGTTTTCGAAAACTGAGTGATGTAACTGATTGTTGTACTCAgttagaagatgaagatgaagaacttATGTTTGCAGGAGAAGAACCCACTACCTACCTAGAAGCTGCAAACAATCGGGTTTGGGGAGAACCCATGAAGAAAGAGATTGAATCCATCATTAAAAATGATACATGGGAATTAACTATTCTTCCTAAAGGTCACAAACCCATTGGATTGAAATGGGTTTACAAATTAAAGAAAGATGTAAAAGGAAAGCTTGTCAAACACAAAGTCAGGGTAGTTGCAAAAGGCTATGTGCAAATGAAAGGCGTTAACTTTGAAGAGGATTTCGTATCGGTGGCTAGGATAGAAATGGTGAGGGTAATCTTAGCATTGGCAGCAACTGAAGTCTGGAAAGTTCACCATTTAGACATAAAGTCTGCTTTACTTCATGGTGTATTGCATGAAGATGTGTATGTGACTCAACCAGATGGGTTAGTTATGAAAGGGAAGGAACACAAGGTGTATAGACTGAAGAAAGCTCTTTACGGGCTTCGTTAAGCTCCAAGAGCATGGAATGAAAGACTGAATAAAGTTATGAAGGATATGGGTTTTTCTCGTTGCCCTCAGGAGTATGGAGTGTACAAGATTCAGAGGGCAAGCACAACTTTGTTGGTTGGTGTGTACGTGGATGACTTGATAGTAATCGGGTCAAGTAACGACTTAATTGACACCTTCAAGAAACAGATGAAGAAAGTGTTTGACATGAGTGATCTGGGTTTGTTAACCTACTATCTAGGGATCAAAGTAACACAAAAGGAAGGAAGTATCATCGTAATTCAAGCTAGGTGTGCTAAAAAGGTGTTACAAATTGTAGGGATTGGGGATTGTAATCCCCACTAAATATCCCATGGAACCTAGATCAAGTCTGAAGAAAGATGAAGAAGGTGAACTAGTAAATGCCACAGATTATGGAAAACTCATTGGAAGTTTAAGGTATTTAACTAACACTAGACCTGATCTTAGCTACTCTGTGGGTGTCATGAGTAGATACATAGAAGCTCCAAAACTGTGTCATCTTAAAGCTTTAAATAAAATACTAAGGTATGTTAAAGCCACAAAGGATTTTGGACTTGTATACAAGACAGGTGGAGATAAGAAGATAGTGGGTTTTAGTGAAAACAGCCATGGAACGGATTTGGATGATAGGAAGGGTACAATAGGAACCAATTTTTTCTCATCTGGAAAAGTTGTCACCTGGTCTTCACAAAAACAACAAACAGTGGCATTGTCTTCATGCGAAGCTGAGTTCATGGCAGCAACGGAAGCTGCATGTCAAGCACTGTGGTTGTGAAGTTCAATAAAGGAGTTGAGAGGGTGGAAGAAAGAAGCAGTCAAACTCTTCGTAGAAAACAAGTCGGCCATAGCTTTAATGGAGAACCCTATTTTCCATGGAAGAAGCAAGCATATTGACACCAAGTTCCATTTCATACGGGGATGTGTTGAAAGAAAGGAGATACAAGTGAAGCATGTAAGTGGAAAAAAAGAAAGGGCAGACCCTCTAACAAAAGCTTTACCACGTGTGAAATTTACAGAGATGAGGAACTTGATTGGAGTTGAAAGCATTATAGCTTAAACTCAGAATTAAGGGGGGAAATGTGTTAGGTTAATTCTAGTTTATCGCCAATGGAGGCTCATTTGAATAAGCTGATATGGTCCTCTAAAGACCATGTCTTTAGGAGAATAAAGCGGCATGTGGCCACACCCGTTGAAGCATCAACATTTGTTGATGCAAGTTTTCTTGGAAGTTTTGTTAGTAGCTAGCAGTGTTTAATCTCTCCTTTGTAATCAGTTTTATTATCACGAAATATAGAACCAGTTTGTGTTCTAAATTCTCTCTTTCTCGTTTATAATGTACAGTGTGAGTCGTGTGTTTTGTTGTGAATCCTCAAGATCCTAAAGGCTCAACTCCAACAGGGATCGAAGCTACAACACCTTCATCGTTGTTTGTCGACTGCAACTACCTCCTCCGACAATCGTCGGGCACCTCCAATTCAGACGAAG
This window encodes:
- the LOC122195376 gene encoding secreted RxLR effector protein 161-like, which produces MGFSRCPQEYGVYKIQRASTTLLVGVYVDDLIVIGSSNDLIDTFKKQMKKVFDMSDLGLLTYYLGIKVTQKEGSIIGLGIVIPTKYPMEPRSSLKKDEEGELVNATDYGKLIGSLRYLTNTRPDLSYSVGVMSRYIEAPKLCHLKALNKILRYVKATKDFGLVYKTGGDKKIVGFSENSHGTDLDDRKGTIGTNFFSSGKVVTWSSQKQQTVALSSCEAEFMAATEAACQALWL